A genomic stretch from Falco naumanni isolate bFalNau1 chromosome 4, bFalNau1.pat, whole genome shotgun sequence includes:
- the ASB4 gene encoding ankyrin repeat and SOCS box protein 4 — protein MDLEETYKEGENTKGKITRVAAAKMVKKAFFEALKSNDFETLEELLSQKKIDVDTVFEVEDENLILASYKQGYWLPSYKLKISWATGLHLAVMYGHLESLSVLLNHKATINCRPNGKAAIHIACEMANVECLKILCNHGAKLNCFSMSGQAPLHFCTTRTSVPCAQQLVWRGANVNLKTNNQDEETPLHVVARLGIPELVAFYVEQGAHIDALNAYMETPLACAVYWALHYKDQTYSPDHHLICRMLLDYKAEVNTRDEDFKSPLHKAAWNCDHILLHMLLEAGAEANIMDVNGCAPLQYIIKVTSVRPAAQPDICYQLLLNHGAARIYPLQFHKVLQACHSHPRAVEVVVNTYEHIKSTSKWKAAIPDDAFERHQDFYDSLFTVCSNSPRSLMHLCRCAIRAILSERCHRGVPLLSIPLSMKKYLLLEPEGIIY, from the exons ATGGATCTGGAGGAGACATACAAAGAGGGAGAGAATACGAAGGGGAAAATTACTCGAGTTGCAGCTGCAAAGATGgtgaaaaaggctttttttgaaGCCCTGAAGTCCAATGACtttgaaacactggaagagCTCTTGAGCCAAAAGAAAATAGACGTGGACACGGTGTTTGAAGTGGAAGATGAAAACCTGATTCTGGCATCCTACAAACAAG GGTACTGGCTGCCTagctataaattaaaaatatcctgGGCAACTGGACTTCATCTTGCTGTCATGTATGGACATCTGGAAAGTCTTTCGGTCCTCCTCAATCACAAAGCTACCATCAACTGCCGGCCAAATGGAAAAGCTGCAATCCACATTGCGTGTGAAATGGCGAATGTTGAATGTCTCAAGATCCTTTGCAACCACGGAGCTAAGTTGAACTGCTTTTCAATGAGTGGGCAGGCACCCTTGCACTTCTGTACGACACGAACCTCCGTGCCTTGTGCCCAGCAGCTGGTTTGGAGAG GAGCGAATGTGAacctaaaaacaaacaaccaagaTGAGGAGACCCCTCTGCACGTCGTTGCGCGTTTGGGTATCCCGGAGCTCGTGGCCTTTTACGTGGAACAAGGGGCACACATCGATGCTCTCAACGCCTACATGGAGACTCCCCTGGCCTGCGCAGTCTATTGGGCTCTTCACTATAAGGATCAGACATATAGCCCGGATCACCACCTCATCTGTCGGATGCTCTTAGACTACAAAGCAGAAGTGAACACTCGTGATGAGGATTTCAAATCCCCACTTCACAAAGCTGCCTGGAACTGTGATCACATCCTGCTGCATatgctgctggaggcaggagcagaagcAAACATCATGGATGTCAATGGCTGTGCACCCCTGCAGTATATCATAAAAGTGACATCTGTGCGGCCAGCTGCCCAGCCTGACATCTGctaccagctgctgctgaatcaTGGAGCAGCTAGGATATATCCTCTGCAATTCCACAAG GTGCTACAAGCCTGCCATTCCCACCCCAGAGCTGTCGAAGTTGTCGTCAATACCTATGAACATATCAAATCAACATCTAAGTGGAAAGCAGCCATACCTGATGATGCCTTTGAG CGGCACCAGGATTTCTATGACTCGTTGTTCACTGTGTGCAGCAATTCACCACGGTCACTCATGCATTTATGCAGATGTGCTATTCGGGCAATACTGTCAGAAAGGTGCCACAGAGGAGTCCCCTTGCTCTCCATCCCCCTGTCCATGAAGAAGTACTTGCTGCTGGAACCAGAAGGAATCATCTACTGA